From Pempheris klunzingeri isolate RE-2024b chromosome 16, fPemKlu1.hap1, whole genome shotgun sequence, a single genomic window includes:
- the fbxl2 gene encoding F-box/LRR-repeat protein 2 codes for MNGITKGRFEVFSNSDEAPINKKLPKELLLRIFSYLDVVTLCRCAQVSKAWNVLALDGSNWQKIDLFNFQTDIEGRVVENISKRCGGFLRQLSLRGCLSVGDASMKTFAQNCRNIEVLNLNGCTKITDSTCLSLSKFCSKLKQLDLTSCVSISNHSLKALSDGCRMLEMLNLSWCDQITRDGIEALARGCNGLRGLFLRGCTQLDDGALKHLQKHCPELTTINMQSCTQISDEGLVSLCRGCHKLQILCVSGCSNITDASLTAMGLNCPRLKILEAARCSHVTDAGFTVLARNCHELEKMDLEECILVTDNTLVQLSIHCPRLQALSLSHCELITDDGIRALSSSTCGQERLTVVELDNCPLITDVTLEHLKSCHRLERIELYDCQQVTRAGIKRIRAHLPEIKVHAYFAPVTPPPSVHGGGQRLCRCCIIL; via the exons ATGAACGGTATCACCAAGGGCCGGTTCGAG GTGTTCTCAAACAGTGATGAAGCCCCCATTAACAAGAAGCTCCCCAAAGAGCTTCTTCTTAG AATATTCTCTTATCTAGATGTGGTTACACTCTGTAGGTGTGCACAAGTATCCAAG GCGTGGAATGTCCTGGCTCTAGATGGCAGCAACTGGCAGAAGATCGACTTGTTCAACTTCCAGACAGACATAGAG GGCCGGGTGGTGGAGAACATTTCGAAGCGTTGTGGAGGCTTCCTGAGGCAGCTGAGCCTCAGGGGCTGCCTTAGTGTGGGAGATGCCTCCATGAA AACATTTGCTCAGAACTGCAGAAACATCGAAGTGTTGAACCTGAACGGCTGCACCAAGATCACAGACAGCACCTGTCTCAGCCTCAGCAAGTTTTGCTCCAAACTCAAACAACTAGatctcacctcctgtgtctccATCAGCAACCACTCCCTCAAGGCCCTCAG TGATGGCTGCAGAATGCTGGAGATGTTGAACCTGTCATGGTGTGACCAGATCACACGCGATGGCATCGAGGCTTTGGCTAGAGGTTGCAATGGTTTACGAGGACTGTTCCTCAGAGGCTGCACACAG CTGGATGATGGAGCATTGAAACACCTTCAGAAACACTGCCCAGAACTCACCACCATCAACATGCAGTCTTGCACA CAAATATCAGATGAAGGCCTGGTCAGTCTGTGCCGAGGATGCCACAAGCTACAGATCCTTTGTGTGTCTGGCTGCAGTAACATCACTGATGCCTCCCTCACTGCAATGGGACTCAACTGTCCCCGACTcaa gATCCTTGAAGCTGCACGATGTTCCCATGTTACGGACGCTGGATTCACTGTGCTGGCCAGA AATTGTCACGAGCTTGAAAAAATGGACTTAGAAGAATGTATTTTG GTGACGGATAACACCCTGGTTCAGCTGTCTATCCACTGCCCTCGCCTGCAAGCACTG TCCCTTTCCCACTGCGAGCTGATTACAGACGATGGCATCAGAGCTCTGAGCAGCAGTACCTGTGGCCAGGAGCGTCTCACTGTGGTGGAGCTGGACAACTGCCCCCTCATCACTGACGTGACCTTGGAGCACCTGAAGAGCTGCCATCGTCTGGAGCGCATTGAGCTCTACGACTGTCAGCAAGTCACCAGGGCTGGCATCAAACGCATCCGG GCCCACCTTCCAGAGATCAAGGTCCACGCCTACTTTGCCCCAGTGACACCCCCTCCCTCTGTACATGGAGGTGGCCAGCGTCTGTGCCGCTGCTGCATCATCCTCTGA